TATTTCAATAGCAGGTTTCAGCATATCTTTGTAGTTCTTCCATCCACCAATTGATTTTGAATTGATTGGGGAACGAACTTCAACATTGCTCCTCGTTTTAACTGATCGAGTATTTAGATGTGGTGATAGATATGACTCTTGCCAATCCCAACCTATCCAATTGATTAAAGATTTGATTTCTTTATCAGGATTCTTAACTAATGAGTCATAATTTAAGTCATATATTTTTGATCGAAACCTATTCTTATACTTACTCATTACTTCCTTTTGGTTTAAATAAACATTTGCGCAATCAACTAAGGAAGAAGAATATTCATTTCCTTGCTCAAAATGTGCTCGATAAATTGATAAAATATTATCTAGCGGATTTCTATAGCAGTGAATAATTTTTGCGTTTGGTATATTCCCCGCAATAATACCTGCATATTGGTAGTTGTATAACCATTTATTAGTTGTGATATTCAATTCAGTCTTATGATTTACTTTTTCCCAATATAATTCAGCAAGATTTATCTCTTGTTTAGGTTTCTTACACTCAAGCAATGATTCCTCTAGAATATTAATCTCACCTAGATCATGTACATCATTACGCAGACTAAGTATTGATTCCAATAAGGTAGAACCACTTCTAGGCATCCCTACAATAAATATACTTTCAGGATATTTTCTAAGTTCTTTTCTATTTATTTCTTCTTTATCAGATTGAATGAGTAATACTTTAGATTTATTGATTAAAAGATTCGCATTCGATGGTTGAAGATAAAGCTTTAATTTATTCGCCAATTTAAGGCATTTAGAACTATCTTCGTATTTTTTTTCCTTATGAAGAATATTTGCTCTTGCGAAGTAAATATTAACTTGATCTTTTTGTGATTTTTTATTTAAAAAACTTTCTGAAAAGAGTTTATCTTTCCATATCTTATTTTCATCGGAAAATTTTAGTAATGATAGTGAATAGTATGCTTTTGCTAAATCTGGATTCAGTTCAATCGCTTTGATTACTGATAGTTCTGCTTCTTGTAATTTCCCAATATATCTCAATATTTTCCCCAGATTTAGATAAGCATCTGCGAAATTAGGATTGATTTCAATTGCTTTGCGAGTGTATAATTCTGCTTCTTGTAATTTACTAATATATCTCATTATTTCTCCTAGATTTAGATAAGCATCTGCGAAATTAGGATTGATTTTAATTGCTTTTAGTAGTGATATTTCTGCTTCTTTGACTTTCCCAATATCTATCAATATGTATGCAAGATCGTAATATGCTTTTGCGTAGTTAGGATTCAGTTTAATTGCTTTGCGAGTATATAATTCAGCTTCTTTTAATTTCCCAAGATTTTTTAAAATTACACCATAATTAGAAAAAACTCTATTGTCATTAAAACCGCGATCAATAAAATATTGATAATATTTTTCTGCTTGTTGAATATTTCCTTCTGAATGGAACTTAAATGCTTGATTAATTATTTGTTCTTTAGAGGGATTAGAAGGAGTTTTGGTATTAATAGTAATGTTTTCTTTAATCTCACCTAAAGGAAATGGAACTGGAAATGTAGATACTTCATAGACTTTCTTTTCCCCTTGATCTTGCTCAGCAGATGGTTCCATCTATATCTTTCTATCATTTGATGCAAGGTATTTTACTACTAACTCTGCAATAATTATTATTTTATTGTGAGCGCCATCAATTAGCAGTCTCTTTGAATAGTTGCCTACGATATTTCTAAGGCAATGTCATCATTAAGAAGTTTCACTCAGAAACTATTGAGTATCAAATACTATGATTTCTTCAGTTATAAGAATAGATCCTGAACTGTATATTTTTAGAGGAACTATTTAGTGGGAATAGTTATAGGTGTAAATCCCAGCTATAGATTGAAAGTAGTGATTTGTTACGGGTTTGTTTCGTAACCTTGTCATATTCTCTATAGAGAAGTCGTAGAAGAATTGATTTTTCTGCTTTATTAAATCCATCTTTTTGAAGAAATCAATGCTCTTAGCAACTATGTCTATAAAGATGAGACTTATTTGGTAAAACTTTAAGTTCTATATAGGTGATTTTCAAATAATATAGAAAGGGATTTCGGAGACAGGTGAAATTGGTCGCACATATGAAGGTTGTTATTTTCTCCATTTCTAGTTGATGTCAATGTATAAATATCTAAAAAATAGGAACCCCTAGATAAAACTTCTTTCTTTAAGCATTCATTGTATCGTTTGATCATTTTAATTCTCTTTATATCTAACTCATCAAGAGAATCCTTTTCTTTTTCCGATTTTACTACTAATTTTGATCCCTATTAATTCTTTTTTCAAATCATTTTTGTTTAATTTTTTATTACTATAAAACACGAGTCTGTTTGAATTTTTCTCTTTAAATTTTGACCAGTTTTGTATGAATATGCCTTATCTTCTGGAAATATTTTATTCTTAAAATATTTAGAATTGATGATTATCAGAAGCCATAGAAATTAGCACTTAAAACTATTCTATCTTTTCTACCATGATAGGAAACGGAATGATATCTTTCTGCACCAATGATTACCAACATATTGTTAGTTGGTAATATTTCTTCGTCAGGCTCATATAATTTTAGTATTCCAGGATCTTCGCCATTTTGATCTCCTATATCTAGATAATAGATTAAGCTGTATTTATAAAATTTTAATCCAAAGAAAGAATCTCTTTTGCCTATATGCCAATGAGACTTGGCACCAGCACTAGATCCGGATTTGAAAATATTAAAAAATGATTCGCAAATTATTATTTCCTTTAATCCAAGCTCGGCCTTACAAATGTTCTTTAAATCATCTGAAAGGTTTGATATGGTAGGTGATTGATCATCAAAGAAATGAAGATCTTGGGAACAATACCCTTTTCCATATCGAGCATCTACTGTGTTATTTAGCTCTCGATTCTTGACACCATATAGATAAGTTAATAATTCATCTTCTCTTTTCCGATTTAAAATTAATTTATTTTTACTTTTATTAATTAATGATTTTGACCTTTTTTTAATATCTAAGTTTTTTGAATATATTAAATTATTTCTTGCTAGGCCTGTTGCGTTTAGTGCGGCATTTATATAAGCTTTTTGATGGTTCTCTAGCTCTAGTGACTTTGCTTTCAATAGGTTATTTGTCACAACTTCAAATGCTTTTCTCTTAAAAATACAACCAGCATATAAAAAATATGCTTGCCAATCAGGTTTAAGTTCAATTGCTTTCTTTAGTGATAATTCTGCTTCTTTGAATTTCCCAAGATCACTCAATATGAACCCCAGATTGGAATGCGCCTCTGCGTAATCAGGACTGATTTCAATTGCTTTTCGAGTGGATAATTCTGCTTCTTTGAATTTGCCAAGATCTTTTAATGTGTCTCCCAGATTGAAATGAGCATTTGCAAAATCAGGTTTGATTTCAATTGCTTTTCGAGTGGATAATTCTGCTTCTTTGAATTTCCCCAGATTTTTTAATATGACTCCCAGATTGGAATGCGCCTCTGCGTAATCAGGACTGATTTCAATTGCTTTTCGAGTGGATAATTCTGCTTCTTTGAATTTCCCAAGATCACTCAATATTAGTCCCAGATTGGAATGCGCCTCTGCGAAATCAGGACTGATTTCAATTGCTTTTCGAGTAGATAATTCTGCTTCTTTGAATTTCCCAAGATTTTTTAAGATGACTCCATAATTAAAAAAGACTCTGTGATCATTAAAACCTTGGTTTATGAAATCTTGATAATATTTTATTGCTTCTAATATATTTCCTTGTGAATGAAACTTAAATGCTTTATTGATTATTTGTTCTTTAGAAGATTTAGAAAGAGTATTGGTATTAAAAGTAATTTTTTCTTTTATTTCTTCTAAATTATATGGAACTGAGAATGTTTTCACTCCAGTAATTTTCTTCGTTCCTTCTTTTTCTTGACTAGAACTATCCATCATCTCTTATCCTATTTGGTTCTTCTACTTTTCCTTTTCTAATCAAATTCATAAGGGTCAGTATCGGAACATTATTAATCAACAGTCAGCGTTAGCAATGCCCATACCAAGAACAGCACCTAGAGGAATAGACCATGCATAAGCATCTTTCTTGGAGATTGCAGCAGCAAGTCCACCTCCAAGAAGTCCTCCTGTGGTTGTATTACTTGAATTACAAGTACTTCCACTAGTTCTATAACTGTGAGAAACTAATACTTTTTGGTGAGTTGGCTTGTAATACCTGCGATGAGTGTGAGGGAAATAATGAACGTGATTATTGTGATAACGATATTTGGGAACCGGTGGAATCCAACTCAATGAAGAACAAGGCACTTCAACCTTATCCAAATAGGACTTCACATAACCCATTAATTTTCTAGTTCCAGCAACATATTCCTCTTTGTAGATTTCCTTGTAGCAAGTTCGTTGAGTTGTATAACCCCTCTGGTGATGATATCCATCTGCCATTGCTGCCATTGGAGAGAGAAGTATTGCAGTTAGGAGTAATAGTCGCATTCTCATTGTTTATTTCCATCTTTAATATAAACATAGGATTCTTCTAATCCAATAACAAGCAATTCAGACACTATGTGAATTGATTGGTGTATTAAGAAACAAGTTTTTTTAATTCAGTTATTATCTTTTTCCTTTGCTTTTTTTTCACCAATTGCTTGATTTTTGCCAGTGCTACATCATTGATTTAAATTGTAAGCTAGATTAAGTATGAAAACCATAGGACTTATAAGAGCTATATATTGATATCGATTGGCTGTGGATCCGAATTTCTTATGATTTTTCGACTTAGAGATGTAAAATAAGAGGATACCATTGCCAGACCGAAACAGCATATAATTCGATTTACGTAATCACTAGATCAATATCTAAAACTACAAGATCATTTCATAGATGTTTCCTATGCCTTTCACATGGGTTTCAAAAAAGAATTGACGAGAAATAGGTTGAGTAAGGGATTTGGATAACCATGAATGTTTAGGGTAAAGACTATTGATTAGAGTAGTGGAAACGGCTACTTCCTCGTGGCTATTCCATTTCTGAGTTCATTTGATACTCTTTCCATCACTTCTTCCCAGTTATATATCTCTTTTTGTCTGAATAATCGCATTGATGGATACCAAAATGTACTTTCTCCCTCAATTCCCCATCTCCATTCTGGAATATGTTTAAGAAGTAACCAAGTCGATTTGCCCATCCCTCCAGCCAGATGAACAATTGAAGTATCAGAAGTAATAATTAAATCACAGTTTTCTATAATGGCAGCATTTTCAAGAAAATCCCAAGTCTTATCGACTTGTGGTTGACATTCAACAAACTGATTTTTAAATGAGCAATTGTTTAATTGCTCGGAACCAAAACCTTTTTGTAGTGATAAAAAATTGTAATTATTTTTCTTAGCAAGTGTAGAGAAAGTTTCTAAAGGTAGTGAACGGCCTTTTAAATCTTTCTTTTCGACATTTGGATTCCCTTGCCAATTTATACCAATAATTGGTCTTTTCTCCCTAGAGAGTAGATGTTTCCATTTTTTTTTATGTTCACTTGTTGGATAGATATAAGGTTCGGAAATGATTGGATTTTTTGGATTTATTTGTAGATATCTAGGTAAGGATAATAGTGGGATCCATTGATCTGCAGAAAGGGTATTTGCTTGTTCTGGAGTTAATGGATCTGAATCAATAAATGATGCCTTGATTAATGAATGGAGTTTTGTTTGAGCACAAAAAGATATATCAAAACCTTGCTTTTGAAGATATGGGATATACCGCATATATTGAAGCGTATCTCCTAAACCTTGCTCGCTAACGATTAAGAGTTTTTCTCCTTTTTGTAATTTTTGATTTTTGAATTGCTTTAGCTTTGTATTTGCGTGAGTAATAGCTGGTTTTTTTGTTTTAAATCTAAACTCATAATTCTCAAGACCAGACTGATATTCTCCTCTTAAAAGTTGAATCCACGACAGATTGAAATAAGCTTCAGAGTAATCAGGCTTGAGTTCAATTGTTTTGCGAGTGAATAATTCCGCTTCTTGTAAATTGCCAAGATCTCTCAGAATTAACCCTAGATTGAAATAAGCTTCAGGGTAATCAGGCTTGAGTTCAATTGCTTTGCGAGTGAATAATTCCGCTTCTTGTAAATTGCCAAGATCTCTCAAAATGCCTCCTAGATTGGAATGTGCCTCTGCTAGATTAGGTTTTAGTTCAATTGCTTTGCGAGTGAATAATTCCGCTTCTTGTAAATTGTCAAGATCTCTCAAAATGCCTCCTAGATTGGAATGCGCCTCTGCGAGATCAGGTTTTAGTTCAATTGTTTTGCGAGTGAATAATTCCGCTTCTTGTAAATTGCCAAGATCTCTCAAAATGTCTCCTAGATTGGAATGTGCCTCTGCGAGATCAGGTTTTAGTTCAATTGCTTTGCGAGTGAATAATTCCGCTTCTTGTAAATTGCCCAGAGCTGTCAATATGGATCCTAGATTTAAATGAGCTTCAGGGTAATTAGGCTTAGATTCAATTGCTTTTCTATAGCATTTTTCTGCTTGTTGTAATTTACCAAGACTTTGTAAAATTGATCCATAATTAGAAAAGACTCTATGATCAGTAAACCCTTGATTGATGAAATTTTGATAATATTTTGATGCTTCTGAAAAATTTCCTTGTGCATGAAAATTAAATGCTTGATTAATGACTTGTTCTTTTGAAGGTTTAGTAATTGTAATGTTTTTTTGATTTTCTCCCAAAGCAAAGGGAACTGGGAAAGTTCTTATTTCAGTCACTTTTTTTTTTCTTCGCTCTTTTGGATTAGATCTATCCACCTTTTTTTGCCAAGTTTTTTCTTCCTTGCACCTTACTACTATTTTTAATTCTTTTTGACCTTATTGGAATTCATTTAGTCAGATTAAAATGAAGAGCTATATATTATTTCTCTATATATAGATTTGGGAAAAGGTTACAAAATATCCCAATTTAAACATGATGGAATTTGTTCTACGAAATTTCTAATTAATGTCTAAAACGCAAAAATCAAAGGATAAAAGCGTCTCATGCACTCAATCTATACGTTTTCAAGGAGAATTAAAGAATAATTATTTGAGTGAGTAACTGGCAATTGAAATAATATTTGGTGTAAGAACTATTCAGTGGGCGTTATTACCACTACTGAATTGTAGTGATATTTTTCGAAATCTCACTTCTTTAGACTTTTATATAGAAAATAAAGTACCAAAGTGATATAGATTTCAAATGTCACTTCCATTTGTTCTCTTTTACCTTCTTTTTAAAGACGTTGTAGATAGGTTATTTTCTTTGAACTTGGTATTGTATTACAATTTATATGTAAAAAGGCATAAAAAAACCTGCTCAAAAGCAGGTCTTATAAAAGATCAGTCGCAAGTGTTTCCTTGTTTCCACTGCGGAGGATCTCAACTCCTCACAATTACAACATAATCAAAATGGCGATGAGAGGAATAATGACTATTTGAGTTTCTTAACTGTCACATGTGCGAATTCTTGATAAAAGTGAGAGCAAAATACAAGCCTTATAATACTGGTGTCTTACTATTCTTTGCTTTTCAACTCGTGACGATAATTTCATTTTTAGTCTAAGTTGTGTAGGTAGCATTAATACTCATTCAAATTAAATAGATAAGTAAAGAAGTCTAGCCTTATTTTTTAGAGGGGTTTTAATATTTAGAGTTATACCTTTTAAATGTCTCTCGCAATCACTGAGCTTGAGTTGACCGATAATAATATAATTTCAATTCCTACAGATGTCATATCGATGCTCTCTCTATTAATTGTCTTTGCATTAATAGGTTATTTCTTTCATAACTTTATAGAGAAACAAACAAATAAATTTGTACATAAAGTAGACGATAATTCAAATCTTGAATTAGTCAGAGAAAAAATAGACGATCAATTAATTCTTCAGTCAACGATAGTAAATCACGAAAAATTAGAACAACCCAAAATTAAAAGATTAAATTTCTTACCACTATCAAAATTATTAGGGATTGGTAGCTTGGCCGTTGTAGCTATAGGTGGGTCAAATCTTTTAAGGAACCTAAATATTCAAAATTCATATAAAGGATTACACAACAGTCAGGTTAATATCAAGACAGAAAATGAATCGGCAAAATCTTTATTATCAATGGCAAAAATAAAATCATCAAATCAATCTCAAATGAAAATAAAAAAGATCAGTTATGTTGACCCTATATTATCAACTAATAATAGTTCCAAAAACAATAATTTTTACCAGATTAAGGAAATAAAAACAGCAGATTTTTTCTCTTTCTAAGACCTCCTATGAACTAATCACGAGCATTTTTTGCAAAGAAATCTAGCAAATAATTACTAAATCGTTAATGTTTTTGGACTGATTTATGAATATCCGATCTACGATCTATATCAGCTAGGAATGCAACTAAATCACCTGCTTCAAGCTTAACATTTTTCCTCTACATGAGTAACCTTAGCTTCACACTCAACCAATAAGTAAGTCTTTTTTCTGCATAAGTTCAATCGAAAGAGCTTGCTTCAAAAGGCGAAATTGGTCATTTCTAAGTACTAACTTTTTAACGATACTTTCATGACAATGACATTTGACTGATAGAGACAGGAGATAAAAAGATAATGGACTTTTATTTAGACATAATGGGAAAAAGTAGTCTAATAGCTCTACAAATTTTCGATAAAATATTTGAATCATCCCTCTTAGATAAAGAGATAATAAGTTTTCTTGGCCTATACTTGTAGTTAAATAATTTATTTGTTTTATTAGCTTAGAATAATACATGAATTAATGGATTCTGCTAATCACATCCAATCGCTAGTTGATCAAGTAGAAAAAAACTCTGAATATAAGATTAGCGAGCAAGAGGCTAAGGGCTTCTTATCAGAAATAAAACGAATTACACAAGAAGATAAGACAAATATGCCTCCATTGGTTGTGATAATAATGGTTTATATCAACATGCTTTTTCCAGAACTAGATGAAGTGAAGCTCTAAGGCAAAAGCACACAAAATAAAATAAATTTCTCTTTTCAATTTTTGAGATTTTGGTTTATACAATTGGCACAGATGGTCTACACAAAATAATTAAAAACAAAATACCTCCAGCCATTGGAATAAAATTAATAAAAATCCATTGCCAAGATTTACCTATATCTCTAAGACGTCTAATTGACATAGAAATATTGGGGGTGAAAGTGGCAAAGTAATACAAGAGATACAACGCCATGAATGGTTCTGATATGGAACCTAATATGGCTAAAATTAGTGCAACTAGAAATGACGCCAGTACTGCCCACCAATAATCTGGTCTACTAGTCCTACCTTTAAATTCAAAAGCAAGAGTCCAAAATCTTTTATACGCCTCGATCATTATATGGGTTAATAACTTTCAATAAAATTTAGCAATAATAAATATCAAATAAAGCTCGATTTAAATTCAGTAATGAAGAAATACTAAATTCTTTTTCTTTTTCCTTTGCTTTTGGTGATTACTCCCTCAAAAGCAGATACTTACTACTTTGGTGCAAGAGGAGTTTTTCGAATTAGATCTGACTGATGGTGAGATACTTTTTCATTATTGAGACACCTGTAAAACAATGTCTATATTAATTTCGTTAATTAAGCTAGAGATTAATTAGGCACATTCACTGGGATTGGACTACTAATTTTGACTGTTATCTCGTTAGAAGACTCGTCAACACAATCTGATCTATAAGTAAAGGAATCATCGAAAAATGCTTGAGAAGTTGCCGGAGTTGATCGAATATCACTAACTACATTCCTTTTTAAGCTCAAACTTCCTGAGGTACGTCCAAGAGAATCACCTATAACAGCGCCTGTAACTCCTCCTAATACTGCACCTGTAGCAATTGAAGTTGTAGATCCAATAATATCACCAATTACTGCTCCAGTTGAACCTCCTACTATGCCACCAATCCGTCTATTTCTTGCACTGGCAGGTGTGTTTCTATTTTCATTTAAAGATGCCGTAGAAATATGATCCGTTCCCGAGACTGCATCTTTCCCGCGTGAGGTACATTTAGTAGTTGGTCCAGCTTGGTCATGATTAGCCGCAAGACCAGATAAAAGTTCTAGAGAACCTAAAAAACTTTGAGCAGATTTAAAATTAAAAAAACCAATTTCACTAACCCGTCGTTTACCTGAGCCATTAAAATATTTAATTAAAAACCTATAGTCTTCATTTTTTCCAACTAGCAATACACCTCCTCTATTTGAAGCATTAGTTAATGTCCACCCGATAATTCTATCTGAGCTTATTCTTATCCCATTACTAGTCACTATACTTTCACCATTAATTCCAATAATACAAGAAGAATGTCTTCCACAGGTGCCTTCTAATTTTAAAAATTCTTTCGAACCTAAAGCATTTGAGTTGATTGCTGCGGCATGTTTCTCAGCTAAAAATTCAGGATGTATTGTGTGTGCATTAACTACGCTAAATAATTGAAAAGGAAACAAAGCTGAAATCAAAATGTAAAAAGGTTTCATTCCCGGATAACTACTATGTATATATAATATATAACATCTATATCAGCGCCCTACAATTTTTAGGTGAGAAACCTTGTTTGCGTTTATTTCTAAAAAAATACCTTTTGTTTTTTGATAATTGGAATTTCGAATTTACCTTACAAGCACGCCTTCAATACAAAAAGGATTAAGCGACTAAACACTTAAAATAGGAGGTTATTGATCTAACTTCTAAACGAGTTCTTAACAATTGATCAATATATCGATAGTTATTAAAAATTGTTTTGTGAAAATCTATCTCAACTCCCTATCTGCTTGGAAGACAATTACTTACTTTCAGCTAATCCAGACAATGCCGAGGGGGCTCAGTCTAAATACATTCAACAATCCACTAACTGACGGAGTCGCGCATAAAATACGACAATGACATATGAATATTATTAATATGACTAATAAATCTATCAGTTTGTAAGAATTAAAAAACGAAAAAATAAAAAACTACAGATTCTAAAAAAGAAAAATTCTTTCCAAAAAGAAATCTTTATACATAACATTGAATTCCCCTTCATCTTAGGTATCAAAACCCACTATTGTTAATCGTAAAAATGAGCTGACAGATTTTTTCTAGATATAATATTGATCTAAAGATGGAAAAAGTTAATTAAAGGTATAGAAGTCAAAGGACGAAATAATTTAGTTATCATTAATTTTTTTTAGCCAATAAGGAATAAATGTTTTTTCCTTATTGGCTGAATCATCTAGATACTCAGAAGTAACTTCTAATAAAGCTGCGATGGTTATACGCACACTAGGAAAAGTTAGAGCACAAAGAATAAAAATTAAAAAGATTATCTTCAAAGTATACTAAAAAATATTTATTAATCATACTTCAAATTTATGCAAAATAAATTTCTTATGCTGTTTCGGCTATTGAACTAGGAATTGCTTCCCCAATTGGGTCATACAATCCTGGAAGACATACTCATCTAGAATAATACTTTTATGTCTTTCAAATAAACTGTTCTAAAAGGGTTTAAAGCTTAAATGTTGTAATCGGAGTCAATCAAACTCTTGAAAATTGATTTTATTGACAAAAATTAGTTTAATTTTACTTTGGCTGAAAGAATTGTATAAAAAAGTTAAAAAAATCATGTAAATTGTAAATAAATTTTTAGCATAATCAAACCTTTTCTTTATTCATTATTGAAAATTTTATTTTTAATATCACAACTTTCAATGAAGAAAAAGTAAAAGATTTTCTTTAGTTGTGCAAAAAAACATAAAAAAATAGCGAAGATCAGTCTTAGTTATTTAAAAATTATGCGTCGATTGGTTTCAGGAATACTTGGAATGACAATGCTATTAACTGGCTGTGCGAGTCCTAGTCATGAAAACAGTTCGAGACTTAATCTAATAAAAAAACGAAACGAATTGATATGTGGAGTTAGTGGCAAAATTCCTGGATTTAGTTTTCTTGAGAGTGATGGTAGTTATCAAGGATTAGATATAGACATATGCAAAGCATTTGCTGCTGCAATAATAGGAGATTCAAAAAAAGTCCAATATAGACCTCTTACTGCTGCAGAAAGATTTACAGCTATTAAAACTGGTGATATTGATTTATTATCACGAAATACCACTTTTACTCTAAGTAGAGATTCATCAGGAGGAAATGGACTGACATTTGCCCCAGTCGTTTTTCATGATGGTCAGGGATTAATGGTCAAGAAAGATAGTGGAATAAATAGTCTTGAAGGACTTGCAAATAAATCTATCTGCGTAGGCTCAGGTACAACTACTGAGCAAAATATTAATGATGCATTTGAGAGTGCTTCGCTCCCTTATACTCCAATAAAATATCAAGATCTAAATCAAGTAGTTGCAGGATACTTGCAGGGTCGTTGTTCAGCTATGACTTCTGATCGTTCACAGTTAGCAGCAGCTAGATCAGGTTTTAAAAATCCAAAACTCCATATTATTCTCGAAGATGTACTCAGTAAGGAGCCACTGGCTCCAGCCTCTGATGGCCAAGACCAGAAGCTGGCCGATGTCATGAGATGGGTCGTTTTTGCTTTGATTTCAGCAGAAGAACAAGGAATAACAAAATCAAATATTGATGAAAAAGTTCAACTTGCAAATAGTAATCCTCAATTAAAACCATTAAGAAGATTTCTAGGTATTGACGGCGGACTAGGAGAAAAACTTGGACTTAGCAATGATTTTGTAGTGAAGGTAATTAGAACAACAGGAAATTATGGAGAGATTTACAATAGACATCTTGGACAAAAGAGCGATGTACCTATCCCAAGGGGGTTAAATGAGCTATATAACAAAGGAGGAGTACATATTTCTCCACCATTTAACTAAAAAATTAATAAATTTAGGATGAAGAGAAGCAAAAAAATATTGGTACAATTTGGAATTTGTTTTTTCGTTTTTAGTCTGGTTGGACTATTGATTAATAATCTAATAATTAATCTTATTAGAACTGATATTGGTTTTGATTTTAGTTGGCTTTTCAAGCCAGCCAGTTTTGCTTTGGCTGAGCATCCTTTACCCTATTCATCTTCAGATAACTATGCTTGGGCATTATTTATTGGTTGGCTCAATAGTCTCAAAGTAATAGTCTCATCATTAATACTAGCTACTATCTTGGGGACATTAATAGGTTTCGCGAGAACAGGTAAAAATGCTTTACTAGGTCTAATTTCAGCTGGTTATATAACCATAATTCGACAAACCCCTCTTTTGCTTCAACTTATGTTTTGGTATTTTATTGGATTTTTAGGTTTAAAAGATAATACATTTATCCATATAAAAAATATACTTAAAATTTCAAATCAAGGAATAGAGTTATCAGGGTTAACATTATCCTCAGAATTTTCAGCATTATTATTTGGTCTAAGTATATTTACAAGTGCTTATATAGCTGAAGTCATTCGTGGAGGAATCATGTCTGTACCAAAAGGACAATGGGAGGCTTTTAGAAGTTTAGGACTTTCTGAAAATAAAGGTCTTCTAAGTATAATAATTCCACAGGCATTGCCAGCAATTTTACCAGGGTTAACAAGTCAATATTTGAACCTTGCTAAAAATAGTACTTTAGCTATAGCAGTAGGATATTCAGATATTTACGCAATCAATGATACTATAATCAATCAAACAGGAAGAGCTATTGAGTGTTTTATTATACTACTAACTAGTTTTT
The sequence above is drawn from the Prochlorococcus marinus str. MIT 1013 genome and encodes:
- a CDS encoding tetratricopeptide repeat protein: MEPSAEQDQGEKKVYEVSTFPVPFPLGEIKENITINTKTPSNPSKEQIINQAFKFHSEGNIQQAEKYYQYFIDRGFNDNRVFSNYGVILKNLGKLKEAELYTRKAIKLNPNYAKAYYDLAYILIDIGKVKEAEISLLKAIKINPNFADAYLNLGEIMRYISKLQEAELYTRKAIEINPNFADAYLNLGKILRYIGKLQEAELSVIKAIELNPDLAKAYYSLSLLKFSDENKIWKDKLFSESFLNKKSQKDQVNIYFARANILHKEKKYEDSSKCLKLANKLKLYLQPSNANLLINKSKVLLIQSDKEEINRKELRKYPESIFIVGMPRSGSTLLESILSLRNDVHDLGEINILEESLLECKKPKQEINLAELYWEKVNHKTELNITTNKWLYNYQYAGIIAGNIPNAKIIHCYRNPLDNILSIYRAHFEQGNEYSSSLVDCANVYLNQKEVMSKYKNRFRSKIYDLNYDSLVKNPDKEIKSLINWIGWDWQESYLSPHLNTRSVKTRSNVEVRSPINSKSIGGWKNYKDMLKPAIEILTQTNKYQDITS
- a CDS encoding tetratricopeptide repeat protein, whose product is MMDSSSQEKEGTKKITGVKTFSVPYNLEEIKEKITFNTNTLSKSSKEQIINKAFKFHSQGNILEAIKYYQDFINQGFNDHRVFFNYGVILKNLGKFKEAELSTRKAIEISPDFAEAHSNLGLILSDLGKFKEAELSTRKAIEISPDYAEAHSNLGVILKNLGKFKEAELSTRKAIEIKPDFANAHFNLGDTLKDLGKFKEAELSTRKAIEISPDYAEAHSNLGFILSDLGKFKEAELSLKKAIELKPDWQAYFLYAGCIFKRKAFEVVTNNLLKAKSLELENHQKAYINAALNATGLARNNLIYSKNLDIKKRSKSLINKSKNKLILNRKREDELLTYLYGVKNRELNNTVDARYGKGYCSQDLHFFDDQSPTISNLSDDLKNICKAELGLKEIIICESFFNIFKSGSSAGAKSHWHIGKRDSFFGLKFYKYSLIYYLDIGDQNGEDPGILKLYEPDEEILPTNNMLVIIGAERYHSVSYHGRKDRIVLSANFYGF
- a CDS encoding tetratricopeptide repeat protein, which translates into the protein MDRSNPKERRKKKVTEIRTFPVPFALGENQKNITITKPSKEQVINQAFNFHAQGNFSEASKYYQNFINQGFTDHRVFSNYGSILQSLGKLQQAEKCYRKAIESKPNYPEAHLNLGSILTALGNLQEAELFTRKAIELKPDLAEAHSNLGDILRDLGNLQEAELFTRKTIELKPDLAEAHSNLGGILRDLDNLQEAELFTRKAIELKPNLAEAHSNLGGILRDLGNLQEAELFTRKAIELKPDYPEAYFNLGLILRDLGNLQEAELFTRKTIELKPDYSEAYFNLSWIQLLRGEYQSGLENYEFRFKTKKPAITHANTKLKQFKNQKLQKGEKLLIVSEQGLGDTLQYMRYIPYLQKQGFDISFCAQTKLHSLIKASFIDSDPLTPEQANTLSADQWIPLLSLPRYLQINPKNPIISEPYIYPTSEHKKKWKHLLSREKRPIIGINWQGNPNVEKKDLKGRSLPLETFSTLAKKNNYNFLSLQKGFGSEQLNNCSFKNQFVECQPQVDKTWDFLENAAIIENCDLIITSDTSIVHLAGGMGKSTWLLLKHIPEWRWGIEGESTFWYPSMRLFRQKEIYNWEEVMERVSNELRNGIATRK
- a CDS encoding DUF805 domain-containing protein — its product is MIEAYKRFWTLAFEFKGRTSRPDYWWAVLASFLVALILAILGSISEPFMALYLLYYFATFTPNISMSIRRLRDIGKSWQWIFINFIPMAGGILFLIILCRPSVPIV
- a CDS encoding amino acid ABC transporter substrate-binding protein, whose translation is MRRLVSGILGMTMLLTGCASPSHENSSRLNLIKKRNELICGVSGKIPGFSFLESDGSYQGLDIDICKAFAAAIIGDSKKVQYRPLTAAERFTAIKTGDIDLLSRNTTFTLSRDSSGGNGLTFAPVVFHDGQGLMVKKDSGINSLEGLANKSICVGSGTTTEQNINDAFESASLPYTPIKYQDLNQVVAGYLQGRCSAMTSDRSQLAAARSGFKNPKLHIILEDVLSKEPLAPASDGQDQKLADVMRWVVFALISAEEQGITKSNIDEKVQLANSNPQLKPLRRFLGIDGGLGEKLGLSNDFVVKVIRTTGNYGEIYNRHLGQKSDVPIPRGLNELYNKGGVHISPPFN